A segment of the Catenuloplanes nepalensis genome:
TGGTCGCGCTCGCCGTCCGGCTTCGGCTGCCCGACGCGATCGGTGACGGTGAGCGGGACGCGGCCTCGCTCGCCGCGGAGTTCGGCTTCCAGGAGGGGCCTATGCTCCGCCTGCTGCGTGGGCTCGCCGCGCTCGGCGTGCTCGCCGAGCCCCACCCCGGCCGCTTCGCGGTCACCACGGTCGGCGCGCTGCTGCGCGTCGACGCACCGGGGTCGATGTTCCCGCTCGCCCGGATGCTGACCGACCGGACGATGGCGGGGGCCTGGCAGAACCTGGAGTTCAGCCTGCGCACCGGTGGGCCGGCCTTCGACGAGGCCTTCGGCGTCGACTTCTTCGGCTACCTGGCGGCCCGTCCGGAGCTGTCCGAGATGTACAACGCGGCGATGAGCCAGGGCAGTCGTGGGGTCGCCGCGGTGCTGGCGGGCGCGTACGACTTCGGCCGGTTCAGGACGATCGTCGACGTCGGCGGCGGCGACGGGACGACGCTCGCCGCGATCCTGGCGGCACATCCCGGACCGCGCGGCGTGGTCTACGACAGTCCGTCCGGCGTGGCGACGACCGCGCGGACCCTGCGCGCGGCCGGGCTGACCGCACGCTGCCGGGTCGAGACCGGTGACTTCTTCACCGGTGTCCCGGCCGACGGCGACCTGTACCTGCTCAAGAGCGTGACGCACGGCTGGGACGACGAGCGGGCCGCGGTGATCCTGCGAAACTGCGCCCGCGACGCCGCGGCGCACGGCCGGATCCTGCTCGTCGAGCATCTGCTGCCGGGCACCGTGCCGGCCGGCGAGAGCCCCACCACGTACCTCAGTGACCTGAGCCTGCTCGTCAACGGGCAGGGGCAGGAGCGGACCCGGGACGACTTCGCCGGTCTGTGCACCAAGGCGGGCCTGCGGATCGCCGAGACCGGGGTGCTGCCGGCGACCGGCTTCCACTGGATCGAGATCCACCCCGGATGACCACCGGAGAAAACGCGGGAGCCGATTCTAATGGCCTCCCTATATTCCATTCACCATTGATGAGCACCGTATGAATGTCGCGTACCGTCAACGCCGACGAACCACATTCCTCTGGTGCGCAGATCGGTAAGAGACTCCTCATGCGCCGACGCGCTCACTGACGGACGCCCCGGCGCACCGCCGCCGGTCCCGCGACAGAGCCGACCGAGCTGTGGTGAGCATCCCCAGCCACCGAAGGAAAGCGTGATGACCTCGGCCGATCTGGATACGCAAGGCGCAGCCACCACCCTCCTGCCCGGCGCGGGCGCGGAGTTCCGCTCCTGGTTCGCCGGCCGCACCCGCGCCACCACCTGCCGGGTGACCCGCACCCCACTCGCCGAGCTGCCCGGGTGGTCGATCGACGACGCCACCGGCAACCTGACGCACGACAGCGGCCGGTTCTTCACCATCGAAGGGCTGCACGTGCGGACCTCGTACGGCCCGGTCGGCGAGTGGAGTCAGCCGATCATCAACCAACCGGAGATCGGCATCCTCGGGCTGCTGGTCAAGA
Coding sequences within it:
- a CDS encoding methyltransferase; translation: MDSAAATPWAAVLRLVFGGMATHVVALAVRLRLPDAIGDGERDAASLAAEFGFQEGPMLRLLRGLAALGVLAEPHPGRFAVTTVGALLRVDAPGSMFPLARMLTDRTMAGAWQNLEFSLRTGGPAFDEAFGVDFFGYLAARPELSEMYNAAMSQGSRGVAAVLAGAYDFGRFRTIVDVGGGDGTTLAAILAAHPGPRGVVYDSPSGVATTARTLRAAGLTARCRVETGDFFTGVPADGDLYLLKSVTHGWDDERAAVILRNCARDAAAHGRILLVEHLLPGTVPAGESPTTYLSDLSLLVNGQGQERTRDDFAGLCTKAGLRIAETGVLPATGFHWIEIHPG